The genomic segment CACTTCGGACATTATCTGTGTGATAGGATGAATTTTACCTATTATAAAAGGTTTCCCCGGAAGCGTAACATCAATTAAATCTTCCGAGTTGTTAGTTGTTGTTTTCTTTTTATTTATTTCAACTATACGTTCTTCAATTATATCGCTTAATTTTTGCTTTAAGATATTCAGTTTCTTACCAAAAGTTTTTTTGTCTTCTAAAGATAATTTTGAAAGATTAGACAATTCTTCAGTAACTATACCTTTCCTGCCCAAATACTTAATCCGGATTTTTTCTATCTCTTCTATTGTTTGAGATTTAGATATCTCTTCGAGTGCTTCTTTTTCAATGTCTTTCATATTCCTACCAGCTTATCAAGATGTTTTTTTGCCGTTTTATGGTCCGGCTTTATTTCAAGGGTTTTTTCAAACATTTTCTTTGCACCATCAATATCATTCTTAGCTTCCTTGACAATCCCCATGTTAAAATATGCATCCGCACTTTTAGGATTTATTTTTATAACCTTTTCAAATTCCGAAATTGCCTCATCATATTTTTCACTCAAAAAATAAAACTTGCCCATCTCAATCAAATCAATTTCATTTTTTGAATCAATTTCTAAACTTGAATCTTTATCTTTCATATCTTTTTCACCCTATCGATATCAGTATAAGTCCCAATAATAACTATTGTATCACCATCCTGTAAAATATCTGATGCAGAAGGAGCAATAATCAATTCCTCTTTGAAATCGGTATCACCATCATCTTTTACATATGGTATTTTCCTTTTTATTCCTATAATATGTAATTTATACTTAGCTCTGATATCCAAATCTTTAATCGTTTTATTAATAAATTCTTTAGGAACTATTATTTCAGCTAAATTATATTCAGGTGAAAGTTCTATCTCTTCTATAATATTGGGTGATATCAGCATTTCAGCAAGTTTTATTCCCATATCTCTTTCCGGAAAAACAATTCTATCAGCACCAATCTTTTGGAGTACTCTTGAATGCAGCGGGTCAAGTCCTTTTACTATAATATGTTTTATGCCTAATTTTTTCAATATTAAGGTAGTCATAATACTTGCTTCACGATTATCCCCTGTAGCAACAACCACTGTCTCGCAATCATGTAATCCTAATTCTTTCATCGTTTTCTCATCAGTAGAATCTGCAACAATTGATTGTGTTACAAATGTAGAAATATCTTGTACTTTCTGCTCGTTTGTATCAATAGCTAATACTTGGACTCCTTTATCAGAAAGTTCCTTTGCAACTGCCACACCGAAAGTTCCAAGCCCGATCACTGCTACTTGTTTCATAATTAAGAACAGTTATTTAGTGACTTTATAACTATTCACTTTTTCACTGCCCCCTAACCGACAGCAATTTTATCTTCTGCGTAATAATATTTTTTATTACTGTTTTCTTCCATAACTGCAACCGCAATTGTTAAAGGACCTAATCGACCGACAAACATAGCAATTATTATTAAAAACTTGCCCAATGGAGTAAAAAATGATGAAAAAGAAAGTGGAGTTCTTAATGCTGCGGATAATCCACATGTAGCAAAAGCAGAAACTACTTCAAAAAGTGTCCTTAAAAAGTCCTTACCTTCAGTAACAAGTAAAGTAAAAGTTATGCCTAAAACAAAAATGAAAGATAGTAATGTCAAAATAAAAGATTTTTGAACAATTTCCGAAGAAATGGACCGTTTGAATAAAGAAACATTCTTCCTGTTCTTAAAGGTCGCCCTTATGGCTGCAAAAAGAGTAGCAAAAGTAGTTGTTTTTATTCCGCCGCCTGTACCCGATGGTGAAGCACCTATGAACATAAGTCCGATAATCAATAATAAAACCGGTGCATTAAGAACTGATATATCAACAGTATTAAAACCTGCTGTTCGCGGGGTTATAGCCTGAAAATAAGCAGCTAAAATTTTACCTTTAAGTGACAATGCTCCAATTGTCATAGGATTTTTATATTCAAGCCAA from the Elusimicrobiota bacterium genome contains:
- a CDS encoding TrkA family potassium uptake protein, whose protein sequence is MKQVAVIGLGTFGVAVAKELSDKGVQVLAIDTNEQKVQDISTFVTQSIVADSTDEKTMKELGLHDCETVVVATGDNREASIMTTLILKKLGIKHIIVKGLDPLHSRVLQKIGADRIVFPERDMGIKLAEMLISPNIIEEIELSPEYNLAEIIVPKEFINKTIKDLDIRAKYKLHIIGIKRKIPYVKDDGDTDFKEELIIAPSASDILQDGDTIVIIGTYTDIDRVKKI
- a CDS encoding tetratricopeptide repeat protein; the encoded protein is MKDKDSSLEIDSKNEIDLIEMGKFYFLSEKYDEAISEFEKVIKINPKSADAYFNMGIVKEAKNDIDGAKKMFEKTLEIKPDHKTAKKHLDKLVGI